GGCAACACATCTGGAGAGTTTGCAGGTTTTCAGTGATGAAAACCCTAATGCATGTTTTATCATGTGAGGTTTGAGTTGCCAAAAATCAAGATCTAACGGCTAAAACATACCACAACGTAGTAGAATTTTCAATTGTAGTGAGGAGGAAATAAGAGAATATTAGAGTGGAGAACAAGTAGGGGACGTTTGGAATTCCATTAACATGACTAATGTTGTTTGTGAACAAAGAATCGTTTATGCTTAATTGTTTAGACATGCTTCTGTAAGGACTAAAAATGCATTCAAATAATCAAAAGCGCTTTTGATAACAgttaaaaagtgtttttgagtTATAAGAATGTGATTTTCAATAACAgttaaaaagtgtttttgagtTATAAGAATGTGATTTTCAAGAAACGCTCAAATTTTTTCTAGGAAGCACGAGAACTTTTCATAGAAACTTTAGCTTTGCTCAATTCGAATAAAAGCGTTTATATTGAAAGCGTTTATGTTGAAAGTGATCATGAACATAAGTGCTTCTTACAAAAGCATTCTCAAATTTGCTCATAGGGTTCCTTGTGAAGTTGGGAAATAATAGAATCCAATCACTATATTGATTCCCATCTGAAACTGCAATTGACATTCTTAAGAAAAAGCTCAGGTCAAAAAAAGAGCAACCCATCTTTATTCCTCAGTAGCTGCCAGAAAatgttcttttctcttttttttggttgaatgcCAGAAAAATATTCTTTAATTATCagcaaaaaaataacaaaaacagcGATCCCAAGGCAACAAGGCTTTCTGCTTTCTTATAATCTTGTAAAAATTgccaaaattgcaaaaaaaaatatatatatataatttatttgcCCTTCTTGAACAAGCCTCTTAAAGGATAATAAAGATATGTAATTTGCAGACGAATGCAATGAAGCAGTCTTTTGCCAAGCAAAACTTGATAAACTATAAACATTATTATAGAGCAGGAGCAAAGTATATCTCTGACATCCAACTATATACAATTTGGAACCTAAAACTATACTGCCAAAAATATTAAACATTCTATTACACCACAAAAAATAATCTTACACGCAAGTTGACGCCCTTGTCGTGCGCTGATTTGTACCGAGAATAATCACCATTACTGTTACATCGTCGTGATACTTCCTCCGCCTTCCTGCTGGAATGTTCATGAGTTCTTCCATACTGAAACCTGCAACGAAAGTATTAAGGACCGGGCAATCAAAAACTATGCAAAAAGACAAGTTATTCtgtcagataaaataaaatgtaaccAACCCTGTTGTGGGATTTCCTATTTGAAGACTTCAGAATACCATACTTTAGAGAAAAATGTGTATGCATGCCTTAGGGTGTGGTGTGGTGGGCGGAATGTATATATTGATATCATCCAAGTTAAACTTGGTCTTGAAATGTTTCAATTTCGGGATCAAAACTGGAGTTTTGTTCACCCATCACCAAAAAGTATTTTCTATTTACAATTAAGAGGAGAACATTATAGGAGAAGTTAACAAACGACAACAAATCAAACTGAAACTACTTATTTTAAACTGAAAGATCTGTTATCTTTCAACAAATGCAAGATGCCGTATGGTAATAATACCGCATAGGCCATAGAAGCAGGGCCTACGAAGCAGAGAAACGAAAGGGAGAGAACTAAGAGCACACAACATGGAGGGTGAGCGTAGCCTTCTCCAATAACAAATCAATTGCTTTTCTATCTTGGTTAATCCGATCAAGGGTTAGTTATACATGCTTCTGTGTTTAATAAAGGTAGCCGAAATGAAACAAAGCAAACTTGTAGGGGATATGGATGGAATGACAACAAAATCTCCACATGATATAAAAAATGTCTACCTGCAGAATTGGCTGCTCTTACTACAAGCTGCTCAAGCAGAAACTTAGCTGGATCGCCGGAGGGGTTGCTCAAGATATAGGAGTGGACAAGCTTTACTGCCTCGTCATTGGTAAAAAAGTCAAACAAGCCATCACTACCAAGTACTACAAAGCAATCAGATATTGATATTCTATGCACATTCAACGATGGTTGAGTGGAAACATATGGTGGGCTTATAAGGTTACGAACTTGAAGAATTCCCATCAATGCATCATTCAGGTTTTTCTGCACaaaagtgaaaagaaaagagattcaGTAAAATCTACTAATGGAAAATATATTGATTATGAAGAAGGGGCATAAGATATAAACACACCAGATAATGTCAgtttatctaaaaaaaaaacttctttttAACCGACTTGGTGTTGGTACATAATTGTTAAACAATAAGAGTGACCACCTTTTTCAAGTAACCAACTCCAAAAGCTCGAGTGACCTTCAATTTCCCTTTTACTTTTCCAGCCACGACGGTCATGGGATCGTCAGGATGTTCACACAAAACTCGCATTCTTTCACTTTCGTCATCAACTGTATGACTATCAGTGAGCTGGATAGCTTTTAACCTCTCACTCCGACTCATTAAATAACCATCACTATATGTTGCCAATACAGCTCGGCTGTCACCTAAATTTAGTGTGTACAAATCCTTCCCATGTAGAAGCACAACTAAAACACAAGACCCAACAGAAACTAAATCTGGGCGATCCACCATTTCCTGGTCAACCATGTACAGAAAATCATTCTCAGCCTGACTAAGAGCTTGTTGGAGACTATCAAGCACCCTGTGCCTAAATGAATCAGTTGATGTTTTTACTTTAGCACATGGAGCATTCTCAGAGATATGGTCAACACTTGAATCCTTTTGTGTATAAATTCTGGATGAAAATCTTTCTTTGCTGATAGTATTTCTACCATCTCCTATACATGGAAGGGACCCATCTATATCTAGACCATTAGAAGTTTTGATGGATTCCTGACTTGATTCCCAGTCTAATGAATTAAAGTGAAATACGATGGTTTCATACAGAGTCCCAGCCAGAAAATCAGCTGCGTCTCTTCCATTGAAACCATCATAAATTGCACAAAAGAGCCACTCATTTTCTTCAGAACAAACAGCTTGAACCCTGTCTTCACCAGCAGCTCCACCTGCCACTTGCACTTCCATACCATTAAGAAAACCTTCATTTCTGGAAGGACTCGTGGTTTTCATTAAGTAAGAATCAGAATCAGGCGTAGACGGACTGCAACTTAAGTTTGACATACTACTCTGAAGAGAAGATGATAATATATCCAACCTCGACATAGCTGGTGAAGAGGGAACTCTACGAAATGAATTAGGAGAGTCCCAACTAGGAAGTATTTCTACCCCTATCAAACCATTGCAGATATTTGTGTTTGCCAGAGTGGCATTTGCTCCTATTGCAGCACCAGACAAGCAAGAGAAACTACTGTTCCTTCGGAGTTCAGGCAAGGTTTCATATTCAtcggaatcctcacaaaaactGCCTCTGTTGCTATTGCATTGATAGCCAAAGCTTACTTTTAGTTCTCCTTTAGTTTTAACCATAGTCTCTCCGCGCATGATCTACAGATGAAAACATACAAAGTACAAACATCTTGGTTATTCATTAACTCAAATGTTTGCAACGTGACAACTTGGAATTGATTTGGTTATCTTTATTGCACgaataccatttttttttcaaatatgaaCTTATAATTCATAACTGTACCGCTGTTTTTCAAAGTGTGTCATTATAGCGTTCAATGGTGAAACATTGGAACTATTGAAAATCAGTTGATataactacaaaataaaacagtAAAAACACAGCTTCTCAACTccaaattcttttatttatgacAATGATGTAAAAAGTGTGCGCCTTTGATTGGATGTGTGAGAGAGCAAAACGCCAAAAGAGAAATTTTCCTAGCTATATGCCACAAGAATGCATACATCTCCAAGTTCAATGATCAATACTAATAATTCAAATGCTTATCCACAACAAGAAAACAGACacagagaaaaataaattgagCTGATCAACTAAACATGAAGCTTATGGGGGCTAATAGCTTGTGGTCAAGAACACTACTCTGTCCCCTTACATAAACTTGACGATCAgagaaaacagaagaaaactTAAAAGTTAGAACCAGGGGCAGTGTGACCGGCCCGTTGCATTCAAGTTCGAATCCCCCCTCACCCCCATAGATTAGACTAGTTTAGAATAGAATATCGCCttgtgaaaaaagaaaaaagaacttaGAGCTTAAGGAAATTAGATAAGAAAATTACGATAATTCGAAAACAAATAGCAATCATAATATCATTCTATCCTCATTACTCCATCGAAAGATAAATAATTGGCAATAAATATACGGTTCCAAAAGTGATTCTTTGCATTTCAGACGCAATAAAAAGGGTGAAACAATAAGCAAATTCAATCAAATAAAAGGTTCAGAAACGTAGAGAATATGGGTCAAACACAACCCAATGAACATTAGTGAAATTGCAATACATTATCGAAGAAAAACACGAAGAAACGGAGCTGGGATTGAAAACCCACCTGGGTTTGTTGGTGTTCTTCAACAAAGAGGCCTCCAGAAGAGCAATGGAAGCAAACCCAGAATGCAGCTAGTGctatacaacatatatatatatatatataggtgtaTATATAAAAAGAGTGATGGAAGTGATAAAGGGTATGACTTtggaaagaaaaagcaaaaaagcaaacaaagagcagatctgagagagagagagagagagagagagagagagaggtgagtgGAGTGGAGAATCTGTATCTGGGTGGTACATAAAACGGGGGAGGTGGAGATGGAGGTGGAGGGAGAAGAAAGGGAATGGGGAAAATGGATGGTGAGGAAGGGGTATATGTTGAAATGAGCGGAATTTGTTTGGCTGGCGTTCTGGCTTTTTGTCTATTCCTCCTCTTACCGGTAATGCCGTTTTCCAAGTTCCAATTCAACTCTATCATTATCAAAATATTTATCAGCCTTATTATATTATTCCTTTCTTAAccctgaaaaaaaataaaaaatcttcatcttccaaataaataaaaacaaaaattatcatATAAGTCATATAGTTAGCAACAATAATTCCATTAAGGAGGTATTGTGTGGGTGAATCGACACATAGTATTACTAATTCACTAAATTCATAATAATATTATCATCATCGGGTGATATTATTGTATTTTAATGTTGTATTATGTGACAAGTGATCTATGTGTGTTATGTCAATTAGTAATGTCATCGCATTAAATGTTGATATTATGTTCTGCCCACATTATGCGTTACAAGATAATCTTCGTACTAAAGTGTACTTTGAAACACTTGACAACAATATTTCCACTTGTGACATATTTACTTAATagaaatgaaaagtaaaaattcgGAAAATTTAGTAATAAAGCGAGGAAAGAAAATCTAATTAAAACCAACTAATCCCTCTTCGTTAATTTGAtacatgattttcatgtattggaTTACGGGTTTGAAACGAAAaactaaatatttttttcttctatttctgTATATGTAGTAAACCCAAGAAAAAACTAATACTTTGATGATTTCAATACTcatattttagaaaataaactCAAGAATCATAATAATTCCAATTCTCATTACCTGTACGTGAACAGTCGAGTAATGATACACTTACCATCAATTTGTACTATTCCTCTTATAGAGGTAGGGCCTAACAACATAAAGGTTCCATCTTTATTAGAGAGATAATATAAATGATGGTATAAATAGACgataagaataacatttttggAATATGTCAGTTGATAAGATAATCTACGATAAATTACAGGAAAAGAATAAAAACTTGAGTGAAGAAAAGCGAGCACATTACTCAAACCAACTTAATTAAAGCTCACATCTACATAAGTAACCTGTCATTGACCTATAAATT
This Pyrus communis chromosome 6, drPyrComm1.1, whole genome shotgun sequence DNA region includes the following protein-coding sequences:
- the LOC137738031 gene encoding probable protein phosphatase 2C 40, whose product is MRGETMVKTKGELKVSFGYQCNSNRGSFCEDSDEYETLPELRRNSSFSCLSGAAIGANATLANTNICNGLIGVEILPSWDSPNSFRRVPSSPAMSRLDILSSSLQSSMSNLSCSPSTPDSDSYLMKTTSPSRNEGFLNGMEVQVAGGAAGEDRVQAVCSEENEWLFCAIYDGFNGRDAADFLAGTLYETIVFHFNSLDWESSQESIKTSNGLDIDGSLPCIGDGRNTISKERFSSRIYTQKDSSVDHISENAPCAKVKTSTDSFRHRVLDSLQQALSQAENDFLYMVDQEMVDRPDLVSVGSCVLVVLLHGKDLYTLNLGDSRAVLATYSDGYLMSRSERLKAIQLTDSHTVDDESERMRVLCEHPDDPMTVVAGKVKGKLKVTRAFGVGYLKKKNLNDALMGILQVRNLISPPYVSTQPSLNVHRISISDCFVVLGSDGLFDFFTNDEAVKLVHSYILSNPSGDPAKFLLEQLVVRAANSAGFSMEELMNIPAGRRRKYHDDVTVMVIILGTNQRTTRASTCV